The following proteins come from a genomic window of Lolium rigidum isolate FL_2022 chromosome 5, APGP_CSIRO_Lrig_0.1, whole genome shotgun sequence:
- the LOC124655950 gene encoding 3-ketoacyl-CoA synthase 6-like, translated as MTLAAANLLLRAAQRFATIDFLYQLCALRHIHLLLTVILATVIIYLIRRPRAVYLVDYACFRTSNECRVPKASFFENARLSPFLRDSTIDFIARVLERSGLGEETCLPHAHHYEGQDCCLDEARAEAELVVFSSIDDLLAKTTFISLDAIDALITNCSLFCPVPCIADRIMNRYKLRRDIRIVNLSGMGCSAGVTAVGLARNILQVLPWGSHVLVVSTETLGPFYYKGNTRSMQLGNILFRMGGSAMLLSTCKNKARFKLTHVERTLVGADDGAYRCVYQEDDREGNIGLTLSKDLMAIAGDALKANITATGPLVLPTSELIKYLLFSAARKVLHRRNIRPYIPDFRMAFEHFCIHVGGPAVINSVQLGLGLSDEHVEPSRMTLHRFGNQSSASVWYELAYIEAKGRMRKGDRVWMIGFGAGYKCNTAVWVCTRPSVDAKGPWASCIHRYPVNV; from the coding sequence ATGACACTAGCAGCTGCCAACCTCCTCCTACGAGCTGCACAACGATTTGCTACCATAGACTTTCTTTACCAACTGTGTGCTCTCCGACACATCCACCTACTCTTGACCGTCATTCTTGCCACGGTTATCATCTACCTCATACGCAGGCCTAGAGCCGTGTACCTAGTCGACTACGCTTGCTTCAGAACTAGTAACGAGTGTCGAGTCCCAAAGGCCAGCTTCTTCGAGAACGCACGCCTTTCGCCCTTCTTGCGCGACTCTACCATTGACTTCATAGCTCGTGTGCTCGAGCGCTCCGGCTTGGGTGAAGAGACATGCCTGCCACATGCACATCACTATGAAGGCCAAGACTGCTGTCTCGATGAAGCACGCGCCGAGGCCGAGCTGGTCGTCTTCTCATCCATCGACGACTTGTTGGCGAAGACGACGTTCATCAGCCTGGATGCGATCGACGCCCTGATCACCAACTGCAGCCTGTTCTGCCCGGTGCCATGCATCGCCGACAGGATCATGAACAGGTACAAGTTGCGACGCGACATCCGCATCGTCAACCTCTCTGGCATGGGTTGCAGCGCCGGTGTGACCGCGGTGGGGCTCGCGAGGAACATCCTGCAGGTCCTTCCTTGGGGATCGCATGTGCTGGTGGTGTCCACGGAGACCCTTGGTCCGTTCTACTACAAGGGGAACACGCGTTCCATGCAGCTGGGAAACATCTTGTTCCGCATGGGCGGCAGCGCCATGCTGTTGTCGACTTGTAAGAACAAGGCTAGGTTCAAGCTCACGCATGTCGAGCGGACGCTCGTCGGTGCAGATGATGGTGCTTATCGGTGCGTTTACCAGGAGGACGATCGTGAGGGGAACATAGGGCTCACTCTGTCAAAAGACCTCATGGCCATCGCTGGAGACGCGCTCAAGGCCAACATCACCGCAACTGGGCCACTTGTCCTACCAACCTCAGAGTTGATCAAGTATCTTCTTTTCTCTGCAGCGAGGAAGGTGCTCCACCGGAGGAATATCAGACCATACATCCCCGACTTCCGCATGGCATTTGAGCACTTCTGCATCCATGTTGGTGGACCGGCGGTGATCAACTCAGTACAGCTTGGCCTTGGTCTATCTGACGAGCATGTGGAGCCATCGCGTATGACGCTGCATCGGTTTGGGAACCAATCGAGTGCATCCGTGTGGTACGAGTTGGCatacatcgaggctaagggccgaATGCGGAAGGGTGACAGAGTGTGGATGATCGGTTTCGGAGCTGGGTATAAGTGCAACACTGCGGTGTGGGTATGCACCCGACCATCCGTTGATGCCAAAGGGCCATGGGCCAGCTGCATCCACCGCTACCCGGTGAATGTCTAA
- the LOC124655541 gene encoding myosin-10-like encodes MEAEAAALSQLQLQLLALVSDLRLTRERERAAREELHASSQRWKEAEEEHRREARELRAELAARDDALRRLESRVKCLENDNEMLGRNEKDLKENMERLLQSREAFMKHYEDSACSLQWTIQMKDKQIAVISEKLNSHLALFNSVGKEVAAVTQVLGDIECLVGEKENVVSELKGKVQRISVLEKDFVEKLCFLGDKITSYQLELRNRARIIYELKEKLDAEKLNNKFHPQLEELKKSLLVKDEIIERLTSDKQAMLKELHNMEIALGKFQDIFSSIGHEEVKSSSPDSECQDRQHYANKEQVER; translated from the exons atggaggcggaggcggcggcgctgtcgcagctgcagctgcagctcctcgCCCTCGTCTCCGATCTCCGTCTCACCCGC GAGCGGGAGCGGGCCGCGCGGGAGGAGCTCCACGCATCCAGCCAG AGGTggaaggaggcggaggaggagcaccggcgggaggcgcgggagctgcgggcggagctggcggcgcgggaCGACGCGCTGCGGAGGCTCGAGTCCAGG GTCAAGTGCCTTGAAAACGATAATGAGATGCTGGGGAGAAACGAAAAGGATTTGAAAGAAAACATGGAGAGGCTGCTTCAGTCAAGGGAGGCATTCATGAAACACTACGAG GACTCTGCTTGTTCTCTGCAATGGACCATCCAGATGAAGGATAAACAGATTGCTGTAATTTCAGAGAAGCTGAATTCGCATCTGGCTTTATTTAATTCCGTGGGGAAGGAAGTCGCTGCGGTAACACAAGTACTAGGTGATATTGAATGTCTAGTCGGCGAGAAGGAAAATGTAG TCTCTGAATTGAAGGGTAAGGTCCAACGGATTTCTGTACTTGAGAAAGATTTCGTTG AGAAACTTTGTTTTTTGGGAGATAAAATTACAAGTTACCAGCTTGAACTTCGTAATAGGGCAAGGATAATATATGAGTTGAAGGAAAAACTTGACGCTGAGAAGCTTAACAACAAATTTCATCCCCAGCTAGAAGAA CTTAAGAAATCTCTGCTGGTGAAGGATGAGATCATTGAGAGGTTGACTTCAGATAAGCAG GCAATGCTTAAAGAGCTTCACAACATGGAAATTGCTCTAGGGAAATTTCAAGACATATTTAGCAGCATTGGGCATGAG GAAGTGAAAAGTTCTTCACCAGATTCTGAATGTCAGGATAGACAACATTATGCAAATAAAGAGCAAGTAGAAAG GTAG